The window ATGGATAAAATTGTGCTTTGGCAACTTTAACATCCAATTTAGAGGCTGCTAAATCAAATTCTGCTTGCCTGATATCCGGGCGATTGGCTAATAATTGTGATGGAATACCGACTTGAACCGTTGGAGGAACCAAGTCTGTGAAACTGTTTTTATCTCTTGCGATTTCTTGCGGATAACGGCCAAGTAAAAAATTAATTTTGTTTTGAGATTCAGTTATATTCTGCTCGATATCAAATTCTAAACTTTTGGAGCTCAGAACCTCTGCTTCAAACTTTCTCACCGCCAATTCTGTTACCCTGCTGGCTTGCTTTTGTATCTTCATCAGTTCCAAAGCATTACTTTGCAGAGCAATAGTCTTCTTTACAATATCTAACTGGTTATCTTGCGCCAGCAGTTCATAATACGTATTAGCTACTTCAGCAACTAGGTTAGTTACAACGAAATTCCTACCTTCCACTGTCGATAAATAACGATCAACTGCAGCTTTTTTAGCGTTGTGTAATTTATGCCAAATATCTGCTTCCCAATTTGCCTGCAAACCAAAAGCATAATCTGGCAAAATATCCGGCACTTCTTTTCCAGGGAGGATATCAGTAGAAGCATCACCCGCACCTGTACTGGTATAGCGCCCCACTTTTTCTACTCCGGCCCCAACTCGATAACCTACATTAGGCAAAATATCTCCTTTTCTAACCCTGATATCGTTTTTGGCAATTTCTATATCCTGAAGGGTAATATTTAACTCCTGATTATTTTTTAAGGCAGTATCAATTAAATCAACCAACTTTGGATCTGTAAAAAACCTACGCCATTGTAAATTTGCGGTGTTTAATGTATCCTGTGAAGCAGTAAAACCCACAGGAACATTTTTATTTTCATTTCGTTGTGCAAAATCTGGTACTTTACAAGCGATATAGGTTGCGCAAATAAAGATTAAGCCTAAACTTTTATATAAATTATTTTTGGACATTGTCTTCGATTTCTTCAGTTAATGGATCTTCTAATTCAACTTTGTTCAGTTTGTATTTTTCGGCAATGCTGGCAAATATGAAATATAAACCAGGTATAATTACAACCCCGAAAATAGTACCAAATAACATACCGCCCGCGGCTGCTGAACCAATGGTTCTATTACCAATTTTTCCCGGACCACTTGCCATCATCAAAGGAATTAAACCTGCAATGAAAGCAAATGATGTCATTAAAATTGGGCGGAAACGAACACTTGCCCCCTCCATTGCTGCCCTTAAAACAGATAAACCCTGGGCATGCCGCTGTACCGCAAACTCTACGATTAACACGGCATTTTTACCGAGCAAACCAATAAGCATCACCATAGCTACCTGTGCATAAATGTTATTTTCTAAGCCTAAGAGTTTGAGGAATAGGAATGCACCAAAAATCCCGGCAGGTAAAGAAAAGATTACAGATAGTGGCAATATGAAACTTTCATATTGGGCGGCCAGTACTAAATAAACAAAGCCTAAACAGATTAAGAAAATATAAATCGCCTCATTTCCTCTTGAAACTTCATCCTTAGAAATACCAGCCCAATCGATACCAAAACCACGAGGAAGTGTTTTTTTGGCAACTTCCGTAATTGCTTTTATGGCTTCGCCAGAACTATAACCTGGCGCTGCCTGACCGCTAATTTCTGCCGAATTGTACATATTATGCCTGGTAATTTCAGATAAACCATACACTTTTTCCATCTTCATAAATACCGAAAAAGGAACCATTTCATCGCGATCATTTTTTACCGATAGCTTTAAAATATCAGCTGGCAAAGCCCTGTATTGTGGCAATGCTTGTACCATTACCTTGTACTGGTGATCGTATTTAATAAAACTTGTTTCGTAATTACTTCCTACGAAAGTAGAAAGCGTATTCATTGCATTATCTATGGTAACCCCTTTTTGTTGGGCAATATCATTGTCAATCTTCAACATATATTGAGGAAAACTGGCACTGTAGAAAGTAAATACTGATGATAATTCCTTTTGCTTATTAAGTTCCTTTACGAAATTATTTGCAACAGTTTCCATCTTTTTATAGTCGCCACTTCCTGCCTTATCCAACAAACGAAGTTCGAAACCCCCTGCCGCACCATAACCTGGAACTGCTGGTGGCTGAAAGAATTCTACCGTTGCTCCAGGAATCGATTTTGCTTTTTGCTCAAGCTCATTTATTACATCCTGGGCAGAATTTTTACGTTCATTCCAATCTTTTAGATTGATTAAACAGGTTCCAGAATTTGATCCTGTACCCTCAGTTAAAATTTCATATCCTGCTAAAGAGGAAACTGATTTCACACCATCAACTGTCTGACAAATTTTTTGAAGCTTCTCTGCAATCTGGTCGGTACGCTCCAAGGTAGAACCTGGCGGCGTTTGAATGATGGCATAAACCATTCCCTGATCTTCATTCGGAATAAACCCAGACGGAACAATTCCGCTTAAACCCCAAATGCCCAAACAAAATACGATAAGAACAGCGAACGTAAGTAGGCGGCGGCTAACAACTTTGGTTAATATCAATTCATACTTGCCAGTAAGCTTTGCAAAACCGCGGTTAAATCCATCAAGAAAGGTATCAATAAAAGTTTTCTTTTGCGGTTTTCCATGATGATTTTTTAGCATCATGGCACATAAAGCCGGCGTAAGTGTTAGCGCAACAACACCTGATAAAATAATCGCCGTAGCCATTGTGATGGAAAACTGTCTGTAAAATATCCCCACCGGACCACTCATAAAAGTTACCGGAATAAACACCGATGCCATTAAAAATGTGATGGCGATAATAGCGCCGCTAATTTCTTTCATTGCCTCTTGCGTGGCTCGTAATGGGGAAAGCTTTGGATTGAGCGCCATTTTTGCATGGACGGCCTCGATCACTACAATTGCATCATCCACAACCACCCCAATAGCAAGCACCAATGCGAATAAAGTAATTAAGTTTAAGGTAATACCGAAAAACTGCATGAAAACAAAGGTTCCAATCAGGGAAACAGGAACGGCAATTGCCGGAATAACGGTTGAACGCCAATCTCCAAGAAAAAGAAAAACGACCAAGCCAACCAACATAAAGGCCTCAACCAAAGTGTGAATTACCTTTTCAATAGAAGCATCAAGAAATTTAGAAACGTCGTAGCTTATTTCATAATCCATTCCTTTTGGAAATGAACTGCCTTTAATTTCGGCCATTTTTGCTTTAACATCCTTAATAACCTGACTTGCATTACTACCGTAAGATTGTTTTAAAACAATCGCTGCCGATGCTTTTCCGTTTAAGGTAGAATATAAATTATAAGCTGAACTGCTGAAATCAACATCTGCTACGTCCTTTAAACGCAACATTTCTCCATTAGGATTGGACTTTAGAATGATATTTTCATAGCCTTCTTTGGTATTAAATCTTCCCGAATATTTTAGCACATATTCAAAAGCCTGAGATCTTCTGCCAGAGCTTTCTCCAGTTTTACCAGGCGACGCTTCTAAACTTTGCTCATCAAGCGATTTCATAATTTCATCAACAGAAATTTTGTACGCCTGCATCCGATCAGGTTTAAGCCATATCCGCATTGCATAATCACGATCACCTAAAATATCGGCAAAACCTACTCCATCAACCCTTTTTAACTCAGCTAATAAATTTATATCAGCAAAATTATAAAGGAAGTTTTGATTCATTTTAGGATCCTTGCTGTACAAGTTAATGTACATCAACATGTTAGATTCCTCACGCGTAATTTTAACACCTTCTCGAACCACCAAAGGCGGAAGTTTATTCGTAACTGCGGCTACACGATTTTGAACATTTAGTGATGCCTGATTTGGATCAGTACCCAAGTTAAAAACAACCTGAATACTGGCTTCACCATCATTACCAGCATCTGAAGCGATATATTTCATTCCGGGTACACCATTAAGTGCACGTTCGAGCGGAATAACCACCGATTTTATTAATAGTTCGTTATTTGCTCCAGGGTATTCTGCAGTAATATTTACTTTAGGCGGAGAGATTGAAGGAAATTGGGTTACTGGAAGATAGCTGATCGCCAACACACCAAGAAACACAATGATAAGCGATATAACGATAGAAAGGACGGGCCTTTGTATGAACTTGCCAAACATAAAATTAGTTAAGGGATTAGATTATTCTGTTTTTAATCTCAATTGTTTAATAACATCCAGGGGTTTCTGGAATTTATAGGTAATCTTATCGTCGTCTTTCACGTTTTGGACACCCTCTAATAAGATCTTATCGCCAGCAGCAATTCCATTGGTTATGATGTATAAATCTGGCAGTTCGCCGCCAATGGTGATGGCCCGCGAGTGCACTTTATTTTTGCTATCCACCACAAAAACGAAGGTTTTATCTTGGATGTCATAAGTTGCTTTTTGCGGAATAATAATGGCATTTTTTAAAGGAACAACCATTTGAATTTTTCCTGTTTCGCCATTTCTAAGCAAGTTATCAGCATTGTTAAATCTTGCTCTGAAAGCAATGTTTCCAGTTTCGCTATCAAATTCACTTTCAATTAGTTCCACTTTACCTTTTGCTTTCAACATTTCATTATTGGCAAGTAACAGGCTAACTTCTTGCTGCCCTTTCGCCTTAACTGCTGATTGATAATTGAGATATTCTGGTTCGGAAACATTAAAATATGCATAAACCTGACTGTTATCAGATAGGCTAGTTAATAGTGCGCCTTCTTCTACCATACTTCCAAGTTTTAAAGGAATACGATCGATTGTGCCATCAAATGGTGCTCTTATTTCGGTAAAACCTAAATGCATTTTAGCCATCGATGTTTCTGCATTTGCAGATTGAAGTTTGGCTTTCGCCATGGCGAGTTCATTTTTCGAAACCACATTTTTGTCGGTTAACATTTTTGTGTTTTGGAGTTCGATTTCGGCCGCCTTTGTTTCAGCCTGAGCTTTCAAAAGCTCTGCTTGCAACATTTTAGGCATAATTCTGAACAAAATCTGACCTGCTTTTACATGCTGACCTTCATCAACATAAATGTTTTGTAGGTAGCCTTTTTCTTGTCCGCGAATTTCGATATTCCGCACAGATTTAATCTGCGAAACATACTCTTTTGTAAACGAAGTATCGATTTGTAACGGCGTAGTAACCGCATAAGTAACAACCTCTTCTTTTTCTTCTTTTTTTGATGTACAACCTGTAACGTAAAGCAAAGCACTCAAAGCGAGGCACATGACATTTCTTTTCATTTTGTTTTTTTGAATAGTTTCTTTGATTTGTTTTCTTCCTAATTAATTTTTAGGGAATCAATTTAATATCCAACATCATAAAGCTATGATGCTGTTAATTATTAAATTAGAATACCCTATTTGATTAATATTGATACGAAATAACTACAGATTTATGAAGTTACAATGAAGTTCAAACCTCATCATTTAGTTACTCGCAAAAAAAGCATGTTAGCAGCAAGGAAAAATAGAAAACATATTTGTTATCTGAAGCTTAACAATAAAAATTAGATTATAAAATGGTACTTATTAATGAAAATTGAGTAAAATAAAAAAGGCAACTCTCTATTCGAGAATTGCCTTTTAAAAATGAAAGAGAATTTTTGTTCTACGTTAACTTCCTGTCCATTTTTTTAATACTACTTTTTGAGCAGGTGTTGCGTTTTCATTTATGGTCGCTTTTAACCTTACACTTGGGTTTGCTTTTAAAGTTAAAGTGATCTCTTTTTCTAAGCCATCACGTTTAATTTTTAATTTTAAAGACTCACCAATATTTTTCTTACTTACAACAGGCAAAACATCTAAAGAAAGCATAGGGCTTCTTAATTTAATATTCGATAATGCATCATTTACAGTAACATCATCTAAAGAAATAACCTCATCATTAACGTTTAAGCCACCAATCCACGCAGCCGAGTTTCTAGTTGTGGCCGTAATGGCTATTGTTCCGTTATTTGTTAATTGTCCGCTGGCACCAGTTACCGGTTTATTTGGCGTTGCATTTTCTGATGAAACATCCACCCCAGCATAAGCGAAATATTTTGCATATTCTGCATCATCAACGCCGTTTACATATTTTGCCCAAAAGTTGGTAAAATTAATGCCTGAAATTTTTTCTACCATCGCTTTAAATTCAGCATCTGTATAACCACGTTTTAAAGTTTTGCATTGTAAATACATGGCTTTCATAACATCATCTAAACTTTTTGTGCCCTTTGTTGCATTGATGATTTCTAAATCCATTAAAATTCCGATTACTTCACCTTTACTGTAATAAGAAATTGAATTGTTTCTAGAGTTTTCATTTGGACGGTAACTGATAATCCAGGCATCATAACTAGAAGAAGCAGCTGATTGATATTTTGCACCTGGCGTATTTAAAACGGTTGCTATTCCGCCAGCTAGAGCATTTACAAACCCATTTGCATCAACAAAGCCTGCTCTATGCATGTATTTGTTCTCATAATATGAAGTAAAACCTTCAGCAACCCAAAGGTTGGTGGTATAATTTTCATTATCATAATCAAACGGACCTAAGGCAACCGGACGTAAACGCTTAACATTCCAAAGGTGATGATATTCGTGTGCTACTAAGCCCAAAAAGCCTTTGTAACCGCCCTCTGTTCCATATCCATCTCTTGATGCGCCTAAAGTTGTAGAGTTTAAATGCTCTAAACCGCCACCACCTCTCAAGAAATTATGTACGATAAATAAATAATATTTATTTGGATTTTCACCATAAACTGCCGTTTCCTGATCTACAATTTTAGCCATATCTACTTTAAGTTTTTCCTTATCGTAGTTACCGCCGCCGTACATGGCTACCTCATGGCGAACGCCTGAAGCCGTAAATTCAAAAATATCCTGGTTTCCAACTTCTATCGGACTATCATATAAAATATCGAAATCCGTTGCTTTATAAGTAAAAGCTTCGCCAGCAACGGGTGTTAAACCTGTAGAAACTTTAGTCCATTTATTAAAGGGAATAATTTTTACAGTGCTTGGTGATTTAATCATTCCGTCAGGATGCATAAAAATTCCTGTAGGAGATAAAAATGCATGTGATTCATCAATAAACGGTGTACGAACCGAAATTTCAAATGCATAAACACGGTAATTGATTTTAATGTTGGCGGCCTTTGCAGAAAATATTCTCCATGTATTTTTTCTAACCTTTTCAACTTTAACTGTTTTGCCAGCAGCTGATGCTGTAAATTCTTCTACACTCTTTTCAAATTCTCTAATCAAATAAGAACCTGGTGTCCAAACTGGCATCTTTACATCAACATAATCTTTTGCTAAGCCAGAAATATTCATTTGAACTTCTGCATAATGTGCTTGTGGTTCCCTAAATGAAACCTCATAGCTAATTTTTACCTGCGCCCTGGCTGCCATAATACACGTAAGTGATAGAACTAAACTTAAAATCGATTTTTTATTAAACATATTACCGTTGTTTTGCCACAAATTTATAGTTATTGATGAGTTTTTATAACTAAAAAGGCAAATGAGATGTAAAATAATTGTGAGTATTATGAGCAATAACTCTTTAATTTAGTATCGCAAGTAGATTTATTAAATTAACACTCTAGAATTAGAATAAAGATTTTTAGTTTTGGGCAATAAGTTTATTAACTAACTTCTGATCACAGAATCAGATTGCTAACCAAATAACGCTGTAACATCCTTAATACAACGATTTTAAGCCAATACAAATTGAATATTTTTACACACTGTTTTCAATGTATAGGTTTTAAATGAAGTATTGAAAATGAACACACACACTCAAAAATGAAAAAAAGATACATTGTTTACGCTGTTTTGGCTTTAGGCTTGGCCTATTTAATTTATTATCGAATTAAAGCAAATAATAAACTAGAAGGAAAAGGAGGCGCTACTACTGCAGCAGGTAAAGGTGCAAAAGATGGTAAATCTGGCGCCTTAGCTGTTGATGGGATTATTGTCAAATTAACAAGCTTTGATACCGATTTAGAAGTAACCGGCGCTATTGAAGCAAATGAATCGGTTGTTCTTAAAAGTGAAGTTTCTGGCTTGGTTACTGGCATTTTCTTTAACGAAGGCACAACTGTTTCAAAAGGAAGTATTTTAGTAAAAATTAACGATAGAGATATTCAGGCCCAATTGCAAGAGGCTTTAACAAAACAAAATCTATCTGGCACTAACGAAAATAGAGCGCAGCAGTTGCTAGAAAAAGGAGCAATCAGTCAGGAAGAATATGATACTTCGCTTGCCGATTTAAAATCTTTAAAAGCTCAATCTCAACTAATAAGAGCTCAATTAGCTAAGGCTACAATCAGGGCACCTTTTTCAGGAAAAATTGGTTTACGAAGCATATCTGCAGGAACTTATTTAACGCCTGCAACTGTAATTGCAAATTTGGTAAGTACTAATCCGGTAAAAATCACTTTTTCGGTTCCAGAAAAATATGCCGGACAAATAAAATTAGGATCAACAATTTCATTTACTACAGATGGGTCTTCAAAAGAAAATGTTGGCAAGGTTTACGCCATAGAACCTGGAATTAATGCGGCAACCAGAACTTTACAAATTAGGGCCTTGGCTCCGAACGCCAATAACGCGTTGCTTCCTGGTTCGTTTGCTAAAATAAAACTTGCGTTAAATACTTTGCAAAATGCAATTCTTATTCCTAACGAAGCAGTAGTTCCAGTTTTAAAGGGAAAAATTGTTTACATCCAGAAAGATGGAAAAGCGAAAGAAGTTAAGGTAGAAGCCGGAACAAGAACCGATGAAAACATCGTTATTACATCTGGATTAAAGGCTGGAGATACGGTTTTAACAACTGGGTCTATGGCATTAAAAAAAGATGCGCCCGTAAAAGTTCATTTGGTTAAACAATAATTATGAGTATTTCAACCACGAGCATAAAAAGACCCGTTCTAGCGATTGTAATGAACCTCATGATTGTCCTTTTCGGGGTAATTGGTTATACATTTCTGGGCGTTAGGGAATATCCATCAATTGATCCAACGGTAGTTTCTGTTCGAACCTCGTATCCGGGAGCAAACTCGGATATTATTGAATCGCAGATTACAGAACCTTTAGAAAAATCCATTAACTCAATTGATGGGATACGGAATATTTCATCCTCCAGTAATCAAGGAACCAGTAACATCACTATAGAATTTAACCTCGATAAAAATATTGAGGAAGCTGCAAATGATGTTCGTGATAAAGTTTCGCAAGCCGCTAGAACATTACCAAAGGATATTGACGGCTTGCCTGTAGTAAGTAAGGCAGATGCAAACTCCGATCCTATTCTTTCCTTAACCATCCAAAGTGATAAAAGAAACACGCTAGAATTGAGTGATTTTGCGGAGAATGTTATCGCAGATCGTATACAAACCATTCCAGGTGTAAGTAGTGTTCAAATTCAGGGGCAACGAAAATATGCCATGCGAATTTGGATGGATCCAAATAAATTAAGCGCTTACGGCTTAACCTCGCAAGATATTGTTACTGCTTTAGATAATGAAAACGTAGAACTTCCTTCAGGAAAAATTACTGGGGCTACAACAGAATTAACAGTTAAAACTTTAGGTAAACTAACCAATGAAACGGAATTTAATAACCTCATTCTTAAAACAGACAGTAATCAGGTTATCAAGTTAAAAGATGTTGGTTATGCAGTTTTGGGTCCGGAAAATGAAGAAACAATTTTAAGAGAATCTGGTCGGCCAATGGTTGCAATTGCTATTATTCCACAGCCAGGCGCAAATTACCTTGATATTAGCAAAGAATTTTATAACCGTTTCGATAAGTTAAAAGCGGATATTCCACAAGATATAAAATTGAAAGTGGCGTTGGATAATACGCTTTTTATTAAGCGTTCAGTAACAGAAGTTGCCGAAACCATTGGTTTATCGCTGGTTTTGGTAATCTTAATTATCTATCTTTTCTTTAGAGATTGGGCCATCGCTTTCCGACCTTTAATTGATATTCCCGTATCGTTAGTATTCACTTTTTTTATCATGTACGCCTTTGGCTTTTCGATAAACGTATTGAGTTTACTGGCCATTGTTTTGGCAACCGGACTAGTGGTGGATGATGGAATCGTGGTAACTGAAAATATTTTCAAAAAGGTTGAAGAAGGCATGTCGCCAATTGAAGCGGCAATCAAGGGCTCAAATGAAATTTTCTTCGCGGTAATTTCAATTTCAATTACGCTTGCAGCAGTATTTTTACCCGTAATATTTTTACAAGGATTTGTTGGACGATTGTTTCGAGAATTTGGCGTAGTAATCGGTGCGGCAGTTTTAATATCTGCTTTTGTGTCGCTTACATTAACACCAATGCTAAATGCTTATTTAATGAAAAAAGGTGGCCATAAGCCTTCCAGGTTTTATAACTGGACGGAGCCATTTTTCGTTAAAATGAACGATGCTTATCAATCCAACTTAAATAAATTTTTAGATAGAAGATGGCTTTCTATTCCCATCATATTAGTTTGTATGGGTTTGATTTTTCTTTTCTGGAAAATTTTACCAAAAGAAACTGCGCCTTATGATGATAGAAGTGCCATAAACATTAGTGCAAGCACTCCAGAAGGCGCATCTTTCAATTATACTGATAAATTTATTATGAAATTGAATCAGTTGGTTATTGATTCTGTTCCGGAGAAAAATGTAAATATTACCATTACCTCGCCTGGTTTTGGCGGTTCAGGCTCTGTAAATTCTGGCTTTGTTAGAATGGGTTTAGTAGATCCTGAGGATCGGAGTCGTTCACAAAAAGAGATTGCAGATCAATTAACTAAAATCACTAAAAAGTTTACCGAAGGGAAAACCATTGTAAATCAACAGCCAACAATTTCTGTTGGTCGCCGAGGCGGATTACCAATTAGTTACATTATTCAAGCTCAAAATTTTGAGAAACTGAGGGAAAAAGTACCTCAATTTATGGATGCTGTTGCTAAAGACCCAACATTTACGGTATCTGATGTTAACCTGAAATTTAACAAGCCAGAAATTAACTTAACTATCGATCGGGATAAAGCTAAAAACTTAGGCGTTTCCATCGCTGCAATTGCACAAACCTTAAATTTAGGTTTAAGTGGGCAGCGTTTCTCTTACTTTTTTATGAATGGGAAACAATATCAGGTTATCGGTCAGTTTGATCGAGGCGATAGAAAAGATCCGCTAGATTTAAGCTCCGTTTATGTTCGAAATGACAAAGGAGATCTTGTTCAACTTGATAACGTAGTAACTGCAAAAGAAGAAAGTAGTCCGCCACAATTGTATAGAAATAATCGTTTTATTGCAGCTACGGTTTCAGCAGGTTTAGCACCAGGAAAAAGTATTGGAGAAGGAATTGATGCCATGGATGCCATTGCTAAAAAAGTATTGGATGAAAGTTTTTCTACCGACTTAAGTGGCGAATCGCGAGATTTTAAGGAAAGTTCTTCAAACACATTTTTCGCTTTTGGTTTAGCCCTTTTATTGGTTTACTTAATCCTCTCTGCACAATTTGAAAGTTTTAAAGATCCGGTAATTATAATATTAACCGTACCAATGGCAGTTGCCGGCGCATTTTTATCGCTTTGGTTATGTGGCCAAAGCTGGAATATTTTTAGCCAGATTGGTACCATTATGTTAATCGGTCTAGTAACTAAAAACGGAATTTTGATTGTAGAATTTGCCAATCAACTTAAAGAAAAAGGAATACCAATTCCAGAGGCTATTCGCGAAGCTTCCGTATCTCGTTTGCGGCCTATTTTAATGACGAGTTTAGCCATTGCTATTGGTGCGCTACCTATCGCGTTAGCATTAGGTGCTGCTGCAAAAAGTAGAATGAGTATGGGAACTGTAATTGTTGGTGGAACGTTGTTTTCACTGATTTTAACCTTATTTGTTATTCCAGCCATCTACTCTTACTGGGCAAAACCATATAAACCAAATAAGGAATTGAAAGAAGCACATCGTTTTGAAAAGGAAGCTTTAAACATAGAAGATTAAGATGAGCAAAATATTAAACCTACTTATATTCATACTGAGCTTATCGTTCTCTGCCATGGCGCAAGAAAAGCTTAGTTTGCAGGAAGCAATAACGATAGCACTGCAAAATAATTACGATATAAAAATTAGTAAAAACGAAACTAACATTGCCCGAAACAATGCAAATATTGGCAATGCAGGCATGTTACCAAATATAACCGGCGATTACAGTAATGGTGGAAGTGTTCAAAACACTAGGCAAACGCCAATAACCGGTCCTGATAGGGTAATCAATGGAGCACAAAGTACAAATAACAGTTATGGTGCGGATTTAAACTGGACCGTTTTTGATGGTTTCACGATGTTTGCCAATTACGAAAGACTAAAAGAATTACAGAAACAAGGTGAATTGAATGCAAGATTAACCATTTTAACCACAGTGGCCGATGTTATTGCTGCCTATTATGATATTGTAAGGCAGCAACAACTTGTAATTGCTGCAGATAGCGCTTTGGATGTATCGGTACTTCGAACTACTATTGCCAAGACAAAACTTCAACTTGGTCGGGGTGCAAAACTAGATGTATTAACGGCACAAGTAGATTATAATGCGGATACATCAACTTATTTACAAACCAAAAATTTTTTACAGGTAGCTAAAGTTCGTCTAAATCAGTTAATGGTGAGGGATATCAGCACAAATTTTTCTGTAACAAATGATATAAATGTTGATAAAGGAATATTATTTAGCAAGCTGGCAGAAATGGCTGAGCAGCAAAATCCCAACGTTCAAAACGCATTTATAAATCAAAGAATTGCAGCATTAAATTTAAAATCTATTCGCGGAGCTCGATATCCGGTAATAAGTTTAAACTCTGGTTACAGTCGGGCTCGAAGTACTAGTCCTACAGGATTTAACCCGAAATTTGCAGCCAACGGACTAACTTATGGCTTAACGGCAAGCATTAATATTTTTAATGGCTTTTTACAAAGACAGCAAGAACGGAATGCAAAAATTGATATTGAAAACGCTAATTTAAACTTTGGCAAAACCAAACTTGATATCAGCACTCAATTGCTAACGGCTTATCAAAACTACAGCACTTACTTAGATTTGATAAAATTAGAACAGCGAAATGTTGATATAGCAAAAGAAAGTTTAGAAATAACGCTAGCAAAATATCGCTTGGGCAGCATTGCACCTTTAGAATTAAGAGAAGCACAACGAAACGCAATTGATGCACAAAACCGATTTATAGAGATGCAATATCAAGCTAAAATAGCGGAAACTACGTTGAAAGAAATTAGTGGAAATATAAATTTGTCTAATTAATTTTTATATTTATTATCATGATACTTGTAGCAGATAGTGGCTCTTCAAAAACTGATTGGATGGGCTATCATAACGGGCAAACCATAAGTTTTAACACATTAGGCATAAACCCTTATTTTTTAAGCGAACTAGAAATCCCGAAACTACTCCTTAAGAATGAAGATGTTGTTCGCTACGCTGAAGATGTTAAAGAAATTTATTTTTTTGGCGCTGGG is drawn from Pedobacter mucosus and contains these coding sequences:
- a CDS encoding TolC family protein is translated as MSKILNLLIFILSLSFSAMAQEKLSLQEAITIALQNNYDIKISKNETNIARNNANIGNAGMLPNITGDYSNGGSVQNTRQTPITGPDRVINGAQSTNNSYGADLNWTVFDGFTMFANYERLKELQKQGELNARLTILTTVADVIAAYYDIVRQQQLVIAADSALDVSVLRTTIAKTKLQLGRGAKLDVLTAQVDYNADTSTYLQTKNFLQVAKVRLNQLMVRDISTNFSVTNDINVDKGILFSKLAEMAEQQNPNVQNAFINQRIAALNLKSIRGARYPVISLNSGYSRARSTSPTGFNPKFAANGLTYGLTASINIFNGFLQRQQERNAKIDIENANLNFGKTKLDISTQLLTAYQNYSTYLDLIKLEQRNVDIAKESLEITLAKYRLGSIAPLELREAQRNAIDAQNRFIEMQYQAKIAETTLKEISGNINLSN